In one Bacteroidales bacterium genomic region, the following are encoded:
- a CDS encoding RNA polymerase sigma factor, with amino-acid sequence MYRLYHMAMYNTTLRIVGDSDDAEDVMQEAFLKAFLKLDSYRGEVSFGAWLKRIVINKALDFLRLKKENLSLEDAGEIGEMADEPEDNREVEYKAEEIRKAIYRLPEGYRIVLSLILLEGYDHEEVSSILNISNATSRTQYHRAKKRLIELLEDNNNDHE; translated from the coding sequence TTGTACAGGCTCTATCATATGGCCATGTACAACACGACCCTGCGAATAGTAGGGGATTCCGATGATGCAGAAGACGTCATGCAGGAAGCGTTCTTAAAGGCATTTTTAAAACTGGACAGCTACCGGGGAGAGGTAAGTTTCGGGGCCTGGCTGAAGCGCATTGTGATTAACAAGGCCCTTGATTTTTTACGATTGAAGAAAGAGAACCTTTCCCTGGAAGATGCCGGTGAAATTGGAGAGATGGCAGATGAGCCGGAGGATAATCGAGAGGTGGAATATAAGGCAGAGGAGATTAGAAAAGCGATCTACAGGCTGCCGGAAGGGTACCGGATCGTACTATCGCTGATCCTTCTGGAAGGATACGACCACGAAGAGGTTTCAAGCATACTGAATATCTCCAATGCCACATCGAGGACCCAGTACCACAGGGCGAAAAAGAGACTGATCGAACTGTTAGAGGATAATAATAATGACCATGAGTGA
- a CDS encoding citrate lyase subunit alpha has protein sequence MKMISNAAGRQVLSEINGEAAIPFKGVGKYKAKGKKHAPSISSCSDYPADGNKVVKNLRTALEKAGLSDGMTISTHHHFRNGDFLVNQVFDIAKEMGVKGLRWFPSASFPCHEHLIRYLQDGTIQRIEGSMNGPLGRFVSEGGMEGCGVLRSHGGRYQAIQDGEVKVDITVIGAPAADEFGNAHGLSGDSACGLLGFALADSQYAEKVIIATDNPVPFPCIPWQIQGNYVDYVVHVEKLGDPSQIISGTTEITRSPDRLLLAELTAKFCQAAGIVREGFSFQSGAGGTSLAVGEYFREIMKKEGIKARFARGGSNKYLVSMLEEGLVDFILDGQTFDLDGVRSMAENPGHVWTSPFTSYNYHGKGNFAQLVDVVILGATEVDLEFNANVVSHSDGYLLHGIGGWQNCLFSKTVILPIPLFRDRVPVIRDRVTTLCGPGELIDVIVTERGIAINPLRRDLIDATRNSGLPIKSIEELKAGADRICGLPAAPALEENVVAAIKWVDGTVIDVVRQVSK, from the coding sequence ATGAAAATGATTAGCAATGCCGCAGGGCGCCAGGTGCTGTCTGAGATCAACGGGGAAGCAGCCATCCCTTTTAAGGGAGTTGGAAAGTATAAAGCGAAAGGAAAGAAACATGCTCCTTCCATCTCCAGTTGCAGCGATTATCCGGCCGATGGAAATAAGGTCGTAAAGAATTTGCGCACGGCCCTGGAAAAGGCGGGTCTCAGCGACGGGATGACTATCTCCACCCACCACCATTTCCGCAACGGGGACTTTCTGGTCAACCAGGTCTTTGATATAGCCAAAGAGATGGGAGTGAAGGGGCTCCGCTGGTTTCCCTCGGCCTCCTTTCCCTGCCACGAACACCTGATCCGGTACCTGCAGGACGGTACCATTCAGCGCATCGAAGGGAGCATGAACGGACCCCTGGGCCGCTTTGTCTCCGAAGGGGGCATGGAAGGATGCGGGGTGCTGCGTTCCCACGGCGGGAGGTACCAGGCCATACAGGATGGAGAGGTGAAGGTGGATATAACGGTGATCGGGGCTCCGGCTGCCGATGAGTTTGGAAATGCCCATGGCCTCTCGGGCGATTCTGCCTGCGGATTACTGGGCTTTGCCCTGGCCGATTCACAGTATGCCGAAAAGGTGATTATTGCCACCGATAACCCGGTGCCCTTCCCCTGCATCCCCTGGCAGATCCAGGGCAATTATGTGGATTATGTGGTTCATGTGGAGAAGCTGGGCGATCCCTCTCAGATTATCTCCGGAACCACGGAAATCACCAGATCGCCCGACCGCCTGCTTTTGGCCGAACTAACGGCAAAATTCTGCCAGGCAGCGGGGATTGTCCGGGAGGGATTCAGCTTCCAGTCGGGGGCAGGCGGCACCTCCCTGGCCGTCGGGGAGTATTTCCGGGAAATCATGAAAAAGGAGGGGATCAAGGCCCGCTTTGCACGTGGAGGAAGCAATAAATACCTGGTTTCCATGCTGGAGGAGGGCCTGGTGGATTTTATTCTCGACGGACAAACCTTTGACCTGGACGGGGTTCGCTCCATGGCCGAAAACCCGGGTCATGTATGGACCAGCCCCTTTACCTCCTACAATTACCATGGTAAAGGAAACTTTGCCCAGCTGGTGGATGTGGTGATCCTGGGAGCCACCGAGGTCGACCTGGAGTTTAATGCCAATGTGGTAAGCCATTCCGACGGCTACCTGCTGCACGGGATCGGGGGATGGCAGAACTGTCTCTTCTCCAAAACCGTAATCCTGCCCATCCCGCTTTTCCGGGACCGCGTTCCGGTTATCCGCGACCGGGTGACCACCCTGTGCGGACCCGGTGAACTGATTGATGTGATTGTTACCGAACGGGGCATCGCCATCAATCCGCTGCGCAGAGATCTGATAGATGCAACCAGAAACAGCGGCTTACCCATCAAAAGCATCGAGGAGCTGAAGGCCGGGGCCGACCGGATCTGCGGCCTGCCCGCTGCTCCTGCCCTGGAGGAAAATGTGGTGGCAGCCATCAAGTGGGTCGATGGCACCGTGATCGATGTGGTGCGGCAGGTCAGCAAATAA
- the citD gene encoding citrate lyase acyl carrier protein — protein MKQSALTGNHGDRIRSDCQVKLQLPEKGGIKIKLNSKVERMFGEQIRQQAEEVLESLGISHARLEIDDTGALPFVIGARIEAAVKQLRETDLNWTPPVIEQNRYESSRERFRFSRLYLPGNTPGMMLNAGIHQPDGIILDLEDSVAPDRKAEARLLVRNALCQVDFYGAERMVRINQLPAGLKDLNAVVPHYLHLVLLPKCEHSSQVEKVAERIQNILKAHRQEREIYLMPIIESALGVENAFEIATASDSVVAMAIGLEDYTADLGVKRSESGEESFYARTRLVNACKAAGIQPIDSVYSDVADMDGLRKNVETSRSLGFEGMGCIHPRQVPVIREAFTPTEEEIEKAGRIVEAFREAEAQGSGVVALGSKMIDPPVVKRALKILELAGKLKS, from the coding sequence ATGAAACAAAGCGCACTTACAGGAAACCACGGGGACCGGATCCGGTCCGACTGCCAGGTAAAACTGCAGCTCCCGGAGAAGGGGGGCATAAAGATCAAATTAAACAGCAAGGTGGAACGGATGTTTGGCGAACAGATCAGGCAACAGGCCGAGGAAGTGCTTGAATCGCTTGGTATCAGCCATGCGCGGCTGGAGATCGATGATACGGGGGCACTTCCTTTTGTAATCGGGGCCAGGATCGAGGCGGCCGTGAAACAGCTCAGGGAGACAGATCTCAACTGGACCCCCCCGGTGATTGAGCAAAACAGGTATGAAAGTTCGCGGGAACGTTTCCGGTTCTCCCGCCTCTACCTTCCCGGCAATACCCCCGGCATGATGCTGAATGCGGGGATTCATCAACCCGATGGCATTATTCTGGACCTGGAGGATTCGGTGGCCCCCGACCGGAAGGCGGAAGCCCGTTTGCTGGTCCGTAATGCCCTGTGCCAGGTCGATTTTTACGGGGCCGAACGCATGGTACGGATCAATCAGCTGCCGGCAGGACTGAAGGATCTGAATGCAGTGGTCCCCCATTATTTGCATCTGGTCCTGCTTCCCAAATGTGAGCATTCTTCCCAGGTGGAGAAGGTGGCAGAACGGATTCAGAATATCCTGAAGGCACACAGGCAGGAAAGGGAGATCTACCTGATGCCCATCATCGAAAGTGCTCTGGGAGTGGAGAATGCCTTTGAGATTGCCACAGCCTCGGATTCCGTGGTAGCCATGGCCATCGGACTGGAGGACTATACAGCCGATCTGGGCGTGAAGCGCAGCGAATCGGGCGAGGAGTCGTTCTATGCCCGTACCAGGCTGGTCAATGCCTGCAAGGCAGCCGGCATACAGCCCATCGATTCGGTTTATTCGGATGTGGCCGATATGGACGGACTCCGGAAGAATGTGGAGACTTCCAGGTCCCTGGGTTTTGAAGGCATGGGCTGCATCCATCCCCGGCAGGTTCCGGTGATCAGGGAGGCCTTTACCCCCACGGAGGAAGAAATTGAAAAAGCCGGCCGGATTGTGGAAGCTTTCAGGGAGGCCGAAGCGCAGGGATCGGGGGTTGTGGCCCTGGGAAGTAAAATGATTGATCCCCCCGTGGTAAAGAGGGCGCTTAAGATCCTGGAACTTGCCGGGAAACTAAAATCCTAA